In Choristoneura fumiferana chromosome 21, NRCan_CFum_1, whole genome shotgun sequence, a single genomic region encodes these proteins:
- the LOC141439613 gene encoding uncharacterized protein produces MELMSSLLLCALVVLLPRTLGADPDLKSEVIMSDIKLLGQTIPRMRVLLKPNTQMVSAQSELQTVFTDLMCTKCISCMERALKANKIQTHMARIKPNTQEIENDVIVSYFNYKPSRTKRSTESIGVEAFSNETTSKINLLKINKTVTVTKYNNDGQIYAVKIQEGNVVDGQETGAVSTCEVYSVKKYFPCNSLAGELMLTTAKRKLHKRIKKVHQRKISLTTTERALYQTQSKSAKRQVDNSQLPENMMTSIEELY; encoded by the exons ATGGAACTAATGAGTTCTCTTTTGTTGTGTGCGCTCGTGGTGCTCCTCCCACGAACCCTAG GCGCTGATCCAGACCTTAAGTCCGAGGTAATAATGAGTGACATAAAGCTGCTCGGCCAAACTATTCCCCGTATGAGGGTTCTACTCAAACCAAATACTCAAATGGTGTCTGCACAGTCAGAATTACAAACAGTATTCACTGATTTAATGTGCACTAAATGCATAAGTTGCATGGAGAGGGCCCTAAAAGCtaacaaaatacaaactcaTATGGCGAGAATCAAACCAAACACACAGGAAATAGAAAACGACGTTATTGTTAGCTATTTTAATTACAAGCCATCAAGAACCAAAAGGAGCACTGAAAGCATCGGCGTAGAAGCTTTTTCTAATGAAACAACATCAAAAATcaatctgttaaaaataaacaaaaccgtTACTGTAACCAAATATAATAATGATGGTCAAATTTATGCCGTTAAAATACAAGAAGGCAATGTAGTGGACGGTCAAGAGACGGGCGCAGTATCAACATGTGAAGTGTACAGTGTTAAGAAGTACTTTCCGTGCAACTCGCTCGCGGGTGAATTAATGCTGACAACGGCAAAGAGGAAACTGCACAAGAGAATCAAAAAGGTGCATCAAAGAAAAATATCTCTTACTACTACGGAGAGGGCATTATACCAAACACAATCTAAGTCTGCGAAGAGGCAAGTCGATAATTCTCAGCTGCCAGAAAATATGATGACGTCTATAGAAGAACTCTACTGA
- the LOC141440002 gene encoding uncharacterized protein, producing the protein MELMSSLLLCALVVLLPRTLGADPDLKSEVIMSDIKLLGQTIPRMRVLLKPNTQMVSAQSELQTVFTDLMCTKCISCMERALKANKIQTHMARIKPNTQEIENDVIVSYFNYKPSRTKRSTESIGVEAFSNETTSKINLLK; encoded by the exons ATGGAACTAATGAGTTCTCTTTTGTTGTGTGCGCTCGTGGTGCTCCTCCCACGAACCCTAG GCGCTGATCCAGACCTTAAGTCCGAGGTAATAATGAGTGACATAAAGCTGCTCGGCCAAACTATTCCCCGTATGAGGGTTCTACTCAAACCAAATACTCAAATGGTGTCTGCACAGTCAGAATTACAAACAGTATTCACTGATTTAATGTGCACTAAATGCATAAGTTGCATGGAGAGGGCCCTAAAAGCtaacaaaatacaaactcaTATGGCGAGAATCAAACCAAACACACAGGAAATAGAAAACGACGTTATTGTTAGCTATTTTAATTACAAGCCATCAAGAACCAAAAGGAGCACTGAAAGCATCGGCGTAGAAGCTTTTTCTAATGAAACAACATCAAAAATCAATctgttaaaataa